Part of the Variovorax sp. PAMC 28711 genome is shown below.
GTGAACCCGACCAGATTGGGGTGCATGTCGAGCGGCATGAAGCGCTCGAGTCCAGTGTCGCTAATGCGGAGCGAGAGCGCAGCGACGAGCTGAGGCATGTATCCAAACAGAGGAATCATCAACAAGGCAAAGGCGACGAGTACAAAGATGTCAAATAAATCTCTAAGAGCCAAAGTTCGCACAATGGCTGTAATAGAAATCATGCAAAGAAAAAATAAAAATGAGTACTGAGAGACGGTGTCGTAACCGAGAAGCGAGGAAATAAAGGCTGAAGTCAATGCACAAAAAAGCAAAAGAAGTTCAAAAAAACTTAATTTCACCGGCTGAATTCGCCGCATCAAAAGTGCCAGCATCGCCGCGCAAGCCAAGCAGATAACGGCGCCAACTTGAATTATTCGCTGTTGTTCGCTGATTGAGGATAGTGCTGACACCATCAATGCAATGAATGACAGCGCACTGACCGGTGCGTTGCGTGAAGGCTTCGGAAGCTTGATCGTGCGCATGTTTTTTTCCTTGCTCAAGCCGTACGGGTCTCGAGCCAGGGGCAACGAGGTTTGGCACTTTTCGCGTCTGCGGCCAGATGATCCACGATGTCGACAAAGTAGTCGGCAGCGGACGGGCCCGCGATTTTGTCCGACCAGTCGCGCAGGGCTTTGCCCTTGATCACTTCTGGCGACGTCAGTGTGTAGCGGATGCCTTTTTCTAGGTCGGCCGCGCTGTCGGCACGGAACACGAATCCGTTGGCCTGGTTGACGAGCAGGTCGCTGGCGCCGCAGCGGTCACTGCACACCACCGGCAGTCCGGAGGTGAGCGCTTCGCTCACCACCGCACCCCATCCGTCGAACCGGCTGGGCAGCACCAGGACATCGCTCTGCGCCATCAGCTGAAACACGGCGGCGTTGTCGAGCGTGTCCACGAACGAAATGCTGTCCGTGATTTGAAGCGCCGCGGCCTGGCGCTGGAGTTCGTCTCGCAGTTCGCCGGTCCCGACGAGGGTCAGGCGCCAGGGGATGTCGGTGAGCGCGGCCATCGCATCCAGCAGCAGGTCGACACGCTTGCGCGGAATCAGCTGTCCCACGAAAAGAACCTGATAGGGCGTAGCCGCCGAGGCCACTCGCGTCCGCGATGGCGGCGGGAGTGCAGGCGGCTCCACCAGATGCAGAAAAGGAAAGATGCGATCGGCCGGATAGCCGCA
Proteins encoded:
- a CDS encoding glycosyltransferase, whose protein sequence is MRILMSENRYEPGTALLPRWIVYAYDALMNRRWLDGFLCIGFTGRYGGLRFFSRCGYPADRIFPFLHLVEPPALPPPSRTRVASAATPYQVLFVGQLIPRKRVDLLLDAMAALTDIPWRLTLVGTGELRDELQRQAAALQITDSISFVDTLDNAAVFQLMAQSDVLVLPSRFDGWGAVVSEALTSGLPVVCSDRCGASDLLVNQANGFVFRADSAADLEKGIRYTLTSPEVIKGKALRDWSDKIAGPSAADYFVDIVDHLAADAKSAKPRCPWLETRTA
- a CDS encoding O-antigen ligase family protein: MRTIKLPKPSRNAPVSALSFIALMVSALSSISEQQRIIQVGAVICLACAAMLALLMRRIQPVKLSFFELLLLFCALTSAFISSLLGYDTVSQYSFLFFLCMISITAIVRTLALRDLFDIFVLVAFALLMIPLFGYMPQLVAALSLRISDTGLERFMPLDMHPNLVGFTYAGMFMIMACRFMIASSWFGRVFFLALTGLSLVYIIASSSRSAMLGVLVAGTIYIWAFATARDGNRKRRLQILFILGALALAVLLLGPMRGYLFSAFEVQSDARGVNSGATGRVELWGLA